Proteins encoded in a region of the Zea mays cultivar B73 chromosome 4, Zm-B73-REFERENCE-NAM-5.0, whole genome shotgun sequence genome:
- the LOC109945619 gene encoding patatin-like protein 2, whose product MAVRKGKLCCGLLLAGVTWKLSQASLLNFRPPCCRCWDEGPDEAELLPASTQPSRPRARLPPPRDGQKITVLSIDGGGIRGLIPAVILASLEEKLKEVEKEADPEGDWEDARIADYFDLIAGTSTGGLIATMLATPRPGDENRRPLFAAKDIRNFYYKHGASIFSPVSKTDSLFSWLNDQYRAFVRGGPKYDATPLEGKINRLTGTLTLADTVTKILVPAFDVRRLNTVTFSSYDAPEMLKPHKKHYLSDVCLGTTAAPTYFRPHHFWSHYTDGDRRHPFHLIDGGVGANNPTMLAISRIAREILCGKNPDFEPLEEDQAVDYSKFIVISIGTGSTKERGRYNADDCARWTDIKWVRKDGHRPIIDMFAHASDFWVDTHVSTLLDGQRCKNYLRIQALKEDGLVGPMLLLDNVCKHNMDNLIKVGENLLQKKVTKVDMITMRYEKQDTEMTNEEELKNFAKMLYDERKLRLGKDKQKRPRVDQNEQALPDGAMTTDTKAQATADEMAEK is encoded by the exons ATGGCGGTGAGGAAGGGGAAACTGTGTTGTGGATTGCTCCTTGCTGGAGTTACCTGGAAGCTAAGCCAGGCGTCGTTGCTGAATTTTCGGCCTCCCTGCTGTAGGTGCTGGGATGAAGGTCCGGATGAAGCTGAGTTGTTGCCGGCTAGTACTCAGCCCTCGCGGCCACGTGCACGGCTCCCGCCGCCCAGGGATGGGCAGAAAATCACGGTGCTGAGCATCGACGGCGGCGGGATACGCGGGCTGATCCCGGCGGTCATTCTCGCCTCTCTGGAGGAGAAACTCAAA GAGGTGGAGAAGGAGGCGGACCCGGAGGGCGACTGGGAAGACGCCCGGATAGCGGACTACTTCGACCTGATCGCGGGGACGAGCACGGGCGGGCTGATCGCGACGATGCTGGCGACGCCGAGGCCAGGCGACGAGAACAGGCGGCCACTGTTTGCCGCCAAAGACATCCGCAACTTCTACTACAAGCACGGGGCTAGCATCTTCAGTCCCGTGTCCAAAAC GGACTCGCTATTCAGCTGGTTGAACGATCAATACCGCGCGTTCGTCAGGGGCGGGCCCAAGTACGACGCCACGCCTCTGGAGGGAAAGATCAATAGGCTGACGGGCACCCTCACCCTCGCCGACACCGTCACTAAGATCCTGGTGCCGGCGTTCGACGTGAGGAGGCTAAACACCGTCACCTTCTCGTCCTACGACGCCCCCGAGATGCTGAAACCCCATAAGAAGCATTACCTGTCGGACGTCTGCCTCGGCACCACGGCCGCGCCGACCTACTTCCGCCCGCACCACTTCTGGTCCCACTACACCGACGGCGACCGCCGGCACCCGTTCCACCTCATCGACGGCGGCGTGGGCGCCAACAACCCCACCATGCTTGCCATATCGAGGATCGCCAGGGAGATACTGTGCGGGAAGAACCCGGATTTCGAGCCTCTCGAGGAGGACCAGGCTGTGGATTACAGCAAGTTCATCGTCATCTCCATCGGGACGGGGTCCACCAAGGAGAGGGGGAGGTACAACGCCGATGACTGTGCCCGCTGGACCGACATAAAGTGGGTCCGGAAAGACGGCCATCGCCCAATCATCGACATGTTCGCCCACGCCAGCGATTTCTGGGTCGACACACACGTCAGCACGCTCCTAGATGGTCAGAGATGCAAGAACTACCTCCGCATACAGGCTCTCAAAGAG GATGGCTTGGTCGGGCCCATGTTGTTACTGGACAACGTGTGCAAGCACAACATGGATAATCTGATCAAGGTCGGCGAAAACCTGCTCCAGAAGAAGGTCACTAAGGTGGACATGATCACGATGAGATACGAGAAGCAGGACACCGAGATGACAAACGAGGAAGAGCTCAAGAATTTCGCCAAGATGCTCTACGATGAGCGCAAGCTCCGCCTTGGGAAAGACAAGCAAAAAAGGCCCCGTgttgatcagaatgaacaagcgcTGCCTGACGGTGCAATGACGACAGACACGAAAGCACAGGCAACCGCCGACGAGATGGCTGAAAAATGA
- the LOC109945920 gene encoding uncharacterized protein, whose product MSHHARSHTRVLRPHSPSHPRLSPIRDSRVRGIDFAPTTTTDGEPTSHVDAAGGGAGGVTISKEVDLKPVVMKWEVLQADHFHNGTPRPDNWGTSRPSFGFFSLDLGYSLLFTEALLAPAIPSVLAHTDDIFLPLVRHAALAPATARSAGLTQSWLMLTCFQTSVVSSAMFLTAMVAKSLSPNLTTATIGQGIGWKL is encoded by the coding sequence ATGTCGCACCACGCACGCTCGCACACCAGAGTTCTGCGCCCCCACTCCCCCTCCCACCCGAGATTGTCGCCGATCCGAGATAGCCGTGTGCGTGGTATCGATTttgccccaaccaccaccacagaCGGAGAACCTACCTCTCATGTCGACGCCGCCGGAGGAGGAGCAGGTGGTGTCACGATCAGCAAGGAGGTGGACCTCAAGCCCGTTGTCATGAAGTGGGAGGTGCTGCAGGCCGACCACTTCCACAACGGAACGCCTAGGCCAGACAACTGGGGAACATCTCGGCCCTCCTTTGGGTTCTTCTCACTCGACCTCGGCTACTCACTCCTCTTCACCGAGGCGCTCCTCGCCCCCGCCATCCCCTCCGTCTTAGCGCACACTGACGATATCTTCCTACCTCTCGTTAGGCATGCGGCTCTCGCGCCGGCGACGGCAAGGAGCGCTGGCTTAACTCAGAGCTGGCTCATGCTCACGTGCTTCCAGACCTCCGTCGTCTCATCAGCCATGTTCCTCACCGCGATGGTAGCCAAATCACTCTCACCCAACCTCACGACTGCCACCATCGGCCAGGGGATTGGGTGGAAGCTCTAG